A region of Dermabacter vaginalis DNA encodes the following proteins:
- the rpoB gene encoding DNA-directed RNA polymerase subunit beta, with translation MAASSTDSHTTALRTASPRVTFAKLGDPIEVPDLLSLQTSSFDWLLGNERWQERAAEAEAAGREDVPQTSGLADIFEEISPIEDLGGNMSLSFRNHSFEEPNYSVEECKEKDLTYAAPLYVTAEFMNNETGEIKTQTVFMGDFPLMTEKGTFIINGTERVVVSQLVRSPGVYFEESIDKTSDKHVFSAKVIPSRGAWLEFEVDKRDQVGVRIDRKRKQSVTTLLQALGMSKSDILEEFGEFESMRATLEKDKVESQDEALMDIYRKQRPGEPPSRDAGETMLNNLYFNDKRYDLAKVGRYKINKKLGLEGPLSESVLNLEDVIATIKYIVALHAGMDSMENSFGTEIRVETDDIDHFGNRRIRAVGELIQNQVRTGLSRMERVVRERMTTQDVEAITPLTLINIRPVTAAIKEFFGTSQLSQFMDQNNPLSGLTHKRRLSALGPGGLSRDRAGMEVRDVHPSHYGRMCPIETPEGPNIGLIGSLATFARINPFGFVETPYRKVVDGVVTDEIVYLTADDEDRHIIAQANAKIDENGKFLEENVLSRMPGGEPELVEPSDVTYMDVSARQMVSVATAMIPFLEHDDANRALMGSNMQRQAVPLLRTEMPLVGTGMERRAAVDAGDVIVAEKAGVITELSADLITVAADDGTNQTYRIDKFQRSNAGNCYNHRVLFDEGDRVEAGSVLADGPSTDDGELSLGKNLLVAFMSWHGHNYEDGIILSSRLVQDDVLTSIHIEEHEVDARDTKLGKEEITRDIPNVGEDVLADLDERGIIRIGAEVVPGDILVGKVTPKGETELTPEERLLRAIFGEKAREVRDTSLRVPHGESGTVIGVRVFDSEEDSDILPTGVNEMVRVYIAQKRKITDGDKLAGRHGNKGVIAKILPVEDMPFLEDGTPVDIILNPMGVPGRMNIGQVMETHLGWVAKSGWDIDESNPAAKDLPKDALHGEPGTPVAVPVFDGLSDTELGALVENYTPNRDGERMIQDNGKARLFDGRTGEPFPHEISVGYMYILKLHHLVDDKLHARSTGPYSMITQQPLGGKAQFGGQRFGEMEVWALEAYGAAYALQELLTIKSDDITGRVKVYEAIVKGDNIPEPGIPESFRVLLKEMQSLCLNVEVLGADGQNLEVRDRDEDIFRSAEELGINLSSRPNEGAINIEEV, from the coding sequence TTGGCTGCCTCGAGCACCGATTCTCACACCACTGCACTGCGCACCGCCTCGCCCCGCGTCACCTTCGCGAAGCTTGGCGATCCCATCGAAGTTCCCGACCTTCTGTCGCTCCAGACGAGCTCGTTTGACTGGCTGCTTGGCAACGAGCGCTGGCAAGAGCGTGCCGCGGAAGCTGAAGCAGCAGGCCGCGAAGACGTTCCGCAGACCTCCGGCCTCGCCGATATTTTCGAAGAGATCTCTCCGATCGAGGATCTTGGCGGCAACATGTCGCTCTCCTTCAGGAACCACTCCTTCGAAGAACCGAACTATTCGGTTGAGGAGTGCAAGGAAAAGGATCTCACCTACGCCGCGCCGCTCTACGTCACGGCGGAGTTCATGAACAATGAGACCGGGGAAATTAAGACCCAGACGGTCTTCATGGGCGACTTCCCGCTCATGACTGAAAAGGGCACCTTCATCATCAACGGCACTGAGCGCGTTGTCGTGTCGCAGCTCGTGCGCTCGCCCGGCGTGTACTTCGAGGAAAGCATCGACAAGACGAGTGACAAGCACGTCTTTAGCGCGAAGGTCATTCCCTCGCGCGGTGCCTGGCTCGAATTCGAGGTCGACAAGCGCGACCAGGTCGGTGTGCGCATCGACCGTAAGCGTAAGCAGTCGGTGACGACCCTCCTCCAGGCGCTCGGCATGTCTAAGAGTGACATCCTCGAGGAGTTCGGCGAGTTCGAATCGATGCGCGCCACGCTCGAGAAAGACAAGGTTGAGTCGCAGGACGAGGCGCTCATGGACATCTACCGCAAGCAGCGCCCGGGTGAGCCGCCCAGCCGCGATGCTGGCGAGACGATGCTCAACAACCTCTACTTCAACGACAAGCGCTACGACCTCGCGAAGGTTGGCCGCTACAAGATCAACAAGAAGCTCGGTCTCGAAGGCCCGCTCAGCGAGAGCGTGCTCAACCTCGAAGATGTCATTGCGACGATCAAGTACATCGTTGCCCTCCACGCTGGCATGGACAGCATGGAGAACAGCTTCGGCACCGAGATCCGCGTGGAGACGGACGACATCGACCACTTCGGCAACCGTCGTATCCGCGCCGTGGGCGAGCTCATCCAGAACCAGGTTCGCACGGGTCTGTCACGCATGGAGCGCGTTGTGCGCGAGCGTATGACGACCCAGGACGTCGAGGCGATTACGCCGCTCACGCTCATCAACATCCGCCCCGTGACCGCGGCGATCAAGGAGTTCTTCGGAACCTCGCAGCTCTCGCAGTTCATGGATCAGAACAACCCGCTCTCGGGCCTCACCCACAAGCGCCGCCTCTCGGCGCTCGGCCCGGGCGGTCTTTCGCGCGACCGCGCAGGCATGGAAGTTCGCGACGTTCACCCGTCGCACTACGGCCGCATGTGCCCGATCGAGACCCCCGAGGGTCCCAACATCGGCCTTATCGGCTCGCTCGCCACGTTCGCGCGCATCAACCCGTTCGGCTTTGTGGAGACTCCGTACCGCAAGGTCGTGGACGGCGTTGTCACCGATGAGATCGTCTACCTCACGGCTGACGACGAGGACCGCCACATCATTGCCCAGGCGAACGCGAAGATCGACGAGAACGGCAAGTTCCTCGAGGAAAACGTCCTCTCGCGTATGCCCGGTGGCGAGCCCGAGCTCGTGGAACCGAGCGACGTGACCTACATGGATGTTTCGGCTCGCCAGATGGTGTCGGTCGCGACCGCGATGATTCCGTTCCTTGAGCACGACGACGCTAACCGCGCGCTCATGGGCTCGAACATGCAGCGCCAGGCCGTTCCGCTTCTGCGCACCGAGATGCCGCTCGTGGGTACCGGTATGGAGCGCCGTGCGGCCGTCGATGCGGGCGATGTGATCGTTGCCGAGAAGGCCGGTGTCATCACTGAGCTTTCCGCCGACCTCATCACCGTCGCGGCGGACGACGGCACGAATCAGACCTACCGCATCGATAAGTTCCAGCGTTCCAACGCCGGCAACTGCTACAACCACCGTGTGCTCTTTGACGAGGGTGACCGCGTGGAGGCCGGCTCGGTTCTCGCCGACGGCCCCTCGACGGACGACGGCGAGCTCTCGCTCGGCAAGAACCTCCTCGTGGCATTCATGTCGTGGCACGGCCACAACTACGAGGACGGCATCATCCTCTCCTCGCGCCTCGTCCAGGATGACGTGCTCACGTCGATCCACATCGAGGAGCACGAGGTCGATGCTCGTGACACGAAGCTCGGTAAGGAAGAGATCACGCGGGATATCCCGAACGTTGGCGAAGACGTGCTCGCCGACCTCGACGAACGCGGCATCATCCGTATCGGCGCCGAGGTCGTTCCCGGTGACATCCTCGTCGGCAAGGTCACCCCGAAGGGCGAGACCGAACTGACCCCCGAGGAGCGCCTCCTGCGCGCGATCTTCGGTGAGAAGGCCCGCGAGGTGCGCGACACGTCGCTGCGCGTGCCCCACGGCGAATCGGGCACCGTGATCGGTGTGCGCGTGTTCGATTCGGAAGAAGATTCGGACATCCTCCCGACCGGTGTCAACGAGATGGTGCGCGTGTACATCGCGCAGAAGCGTAAGATCACCGACGGTGACAAGCTCGCCGGCCGCCACGGCAACAAGGGCGTCATCGCGAAGATCCTGCCCGTTGAGGACATGCCGTTCCTCGAGGATGGCACCCCGGTGGACATCATCCTCAACCCGATGGGTGTGCCTGGGCGTATGAACATCGGCCAGGTGATGGAAACCCACCTCGGCTGGGTCGCGAAGTCCGGCTGGGACATCGATGAATCGAACCCTGCCGCGAAGGATCTCCCGAAGGACGCCCTGCACGGCGAGCCCGGCACTCCCGTTGCCGTTCCCGTGTTCGACGGCCTGAGCGACACCGAGCTCGGTGCCCTCGTGGAGAACTACACGCCGAACCGCGACGGCGAGCGCATGATCCAGGACAACGGCAAGGCGCGTCTGTTCGACGGCCGCACCGGCGAACCGTTCCCGCACGAGATCTCGGTTGGCTACATGTACATCCTCAAGCTGCACCACCTCGTTGACGACAAGCTCCACGCGCGTTCGACCGGCCCGTACTCGATGATCACCCAGCAGCCGCTCGGTGGTAAGGCGCAGTTCGGTGGCCAGCGTTTCGGCGAGATGGAGGTGTGGGCGCTCGAGGCTTACGGTGCCGCCTACGCTCTCCAGGAGCTCCTCACGATCAAGTCGGACGACATCACGGGACGCGTGAAGGTCTACGAGGCGATCGTCAAGGGCGACAACATTCCCGAACCGGGTATCCCCGAGTCGTTCCGCGTGCTCCTCAAGGAAATGCAGTCCCTGTGCCTGAACGTCGAGGTCCTCGGCGCCGACGGCCAGAACCTCGAGGTGCGTGACCGCGACGAGGACATCTTCCGCAGCGCGGAGGAACTCGGAATCAACCTGTCGAGCCGCCCGAACGAGGGCGCGATCAACATCGAAGAGGTCTGA
- the rplJ gene encoding 50S ribosomal protein L10, producing MARPDKAAAVAELTELFRESNAAILTEYRGLSVDQLKTLRRSLGADTTYAVVKNTLAAIAAREAGIDSLEGDLNGPTAIAFIKGEPVEPAKALRDFAKDNPMLVVKSGYFEGNPLTADDVEKLADLESREVLLAKTAGALKASMSKAVFVLAAPLTKAARTVDALRAKNEG from the coding sequence ATGGCGAGGCCTGACAAGGCAGCTGCCGTTGCTGAGCTTACGGAACTGTTCCGTGAGTCGAACGCGGCAATTCTGACCGAGTACCGCGGGCTGAGCGTTGACCAGCTCAAGACGCTGCGTCGTTCGCTCGGTGCCGATACCACCTACGCCGTGGTAAAGAACACGCTCGCCGCTATCGCGGCCCGGGAAGCCGGGATTGATTCCCTCGAAGGTGACCTGAACGGCCCCACCGCGATTGCGTTCATTAAGGGTGAGCCGGTTGAACCGGCCAAGGCCCTGCGTGACTTTGCCAAGGACAACCCCATGCTGGTCGTCAAGTCCGGTTACTTTGAGGGCAACCCCCTCACGGCTGACGACGTTGAGAAGCTTGCCGATCTCGAATCGCGCGAGGTTCTTCTTGCCAAGACTGCCGGTGCCCTCAAGGCATCGATGTCGAAGGCTGTTTTCGTTCTCGCTGCGCCGCTTACCAAGGCTGCGCGCACCGTGGACGCCCTGCGTGCCAAGAACGAGGGCTGA
- a CDS encoding ABC transporter ATP-binding protein, whose product MGETMKSESGMHWVRADGVTKAYAVGKEEILALPPTSAEFQSGDVLVVHGPSGVGKSTFLKIMGLAIPPTSGEVIVDGAPAPRVPSKAASRMRAEFFGMVFQDLLLDERLTARENIVLPVRASRGWRGGGLSEETQMWALELAELFGVSHRLDFPARLLSGGERQRVAIARAMVVRPPILILDEPTASLDPKNVEIVVTGVEALAKRGHGILVATHGEHFDALAGATLTLGASHRGDAE is encoded by the coding sequence ATGGGTGAGACGATGAAGAGCGAAAGTGGGATGCACTGGGTCAGAGCTGACGGTGTGACCAAGGCCTACGCAGTGGGCAAGGAAGAGATCCTCGCCCTTCCGCCAACGAGTGCGGAATTCCAGTCCGGAGACGTCCTTGTTGTTCACGGTCCTTCGGGGGTGGGGAAAAGTACTTTCCTCAAAATCATGGGGCTTGCCATCCCGCCAACGTCGGGAGAGGTCATTGTTGACGGCGCACCCGCCCCGCGCGTGCCTTCGAAGGCGGCTAGTCGAATGCGCGCCGAATTTTTCGGCATGGTGTTTCAGGACCTTCTTCTGGACGAACGTTTGACAGCCAGGGAAAATATTGTGCTGCCCGTGCGCGCTTCGAGGGGATGGAGAGGGGGAGGCCTCAGCGAAGAGACGCAGATGTGGGCTCTAGAACTCGCGGAGCTTTTCGGAGTGTCTCACCGGCTCGACTTTCCTGCTCGGCTTCTCTCCGGCGGGGAAAGGCAGCGCGTCGCGATCGCGAGGGCGATGGTGGTGAGGCCACCAATCCTCATTCTGGACGAACCAACAGCGAGCCTGGACCCTAAGAATGTCGAGATTGTCGTCACGGGGGTGGAGGCGCTTGCGAAGAGGGGGCACGGGATACTTGTCGCAACGCACGGCGAGCACTTCGATGCCCTCGCAGGTGCGACGCTCACGCTTGGGGCTTCCCACCGCGGCGATGCGGAGTGA
- the rplL gene encoding 50S ribosomal protein L7/L12, whose protein sequence is MAKLTNEELIEAFKEMTLIELSEFVKQFEEVFDVTAAAPVAVAAAGGAAGGEAAAAEEKDEFDVILESVGSAKIAVIKEVRALTGLGLKEAKDLVDGAPKPVLEAASKEDAEKAKEQLEGAGATVTLK, encoded by the coding sequence ATGGCTAAGCTCACCAACGAAGAGCTCATCGAAGCTTTCAAGGAAATGACCCTCATCGAGCTCTCCGAGTTCGTGAAGCAGTTCGAAGAGGTCTTTGATGTGACCGCTGCTGCCCCCGTTGCTGTTGCCGCTGCAGGCGGTGCCGCCGGTGGCGAGGCTGCCGCTGCTGAGGAAAAGGACGAATTCGACGTCATCCTCGAGTCGGTCGGTTCGGCCAAGATCGCCGTCATCAAGGAGGTGCGCGCTCTCACGGGTCTCGGCCTCAAGGAGGCGAAGGACCTCGTCGATGGCGCTCCCAAGCCGGTTCTCGAGGCTGCTTCGAAGGAAGACGCCGAGAAGGCCAAGGAGCAGCTCGAGGGCGCTGGCGCAACCGTCACCCTCAAGTGA
- the adhE gene encoding bifunctional acetaldehyde-CoA/alcohol dehydrogenase, which translates to MADAKATPDVDTQAMIDALADKGATALTEFRDFTQEQVDHIVHHAALAALDQHMAIAKHAVEETGRGVYEDKIIKNIFASEYIWNSIKHDKTVGIIHEDKTRGVIEVAEPVGVIAGVTPTTNPTSTTIFKSLIALKTRNPIIFAFHPSAQESSAHAARVVYEAAVEAGAPENCVQWIETPSLEATGLLMNHDKVALVLATGGSGMVKAAYSTGKPALGVGPGNVPVYVDKTAKITRTVNDLLLSKTFDSGMICASEQSVLVHTDINKEFVAEFEKYGGYFLNKTERTKLEKFMITEKGGVNPALVGSSALKIAEGAGLNVPADTKVLLVPIDGVGKDHPFSQEKLMPVLGYKVVRDAAEGFDLANQLLEHGGLGHTAVIHTRDEQQEREYGIAMRACRIVVNSPSSQGGIGDIYNGLIPSLTLGCGSYGHNSVSRNVSAIDLINIKRIAERRNNMQWFKVPKTYFERYSTQYLRDMEGINRAFIVTDPGMVQFGYVDIVLEQLRERRNPIQYQIFSDVEPNPSSDTVFRGVEQMNQFKPDTIIALGGGSAMDAAKGMWMFYEDGNASYFGMKQKFLDIRKRTYTFPKLGEKASFVAIPTTSGTGSECTPFAVITDSENHVKYPIADYAILPDVAIADAQFVDTVPARTAADSGMDALTHAIESYVSTMASDYTKGLSLRAIQMIFANLRKSVLEGDREAKENMHNASTMAGIAFANAFLGIVHSLSHKVGAEFNLAHGRTNAIFLPHVINYNAKKPVKHALFPKYESFRADEDFAEIARALNLPAKTTEEGVASLVKAVTELAEDIGIEMSLKANGATIEHLEKTIDTLADRAYEDQCTPANPKQPLVSELKALIRDAFEGELNYSETHAK; encoded by the coding sequence ATGGCAGATGCCAAAGCTACGCCCGATGTCGACACCCAAGCGATGATCGACGCCCTCGCCGATAAGGGCGCTACCGCGCTCACGGAGTTCCGCGACTTCACTCAGGAGCAGGTCGACCACATCGTGCACCACGCGGCACTCGCCGCACTCGACCAGCACATGGCGATCGCCAAGCACGCTGTCGAGGAAACGGGGCGCGGTGTGTACGAAGACAAGATCATCAAAAACATCTTCGCTTCGGAATACATCTGGAATTCGATCAAGCACGATAAAACCGTGGGCATCATCCACGAGGACAAGACCCGCGGTGTCATCGAGGTTGCCGAGCCCGTGGGCGTCATCGCGGGCGTGACCCCGACGACCAACCCGACCTCGACCACAATCTTCAAGTCGCTCATCGCGCTTAAGACTCGCAACCCGATCATCTTCGCGTTCCACCCGAGTGCGCAGGAAAGCTCCGCTCACGCCGCTCGCGTCGTGTACGAAGCGGCCGTCGAAGCTGGCGCTCCCGAAAACTGCGTCCAGTGGATCGAGACACCCTCGCTCGAGGCGACCGGCCTGCTCATGAACCACGACAAGGTTGCCCTCGTTCTCGCCACGGGCGGCTCGGGCATGGTCAAGGCCGCATACTCGACCGGCAAGCCCGCTCTCGGCGTTGGCCCCGGTAACGTTCCCGTCTATGTCGACAAGACCGCGAAGATCACGCGCACCGTCAATGATCTTCTTCTCTCGAAGACCTTCGATTCGGGCATGATCTGCGCCTCCGAGCAGAGCGTCCTCGTGCACACCGACATCAACAAGGAATTCGTCGCCGAGTTCGAAAAGTACGGTGGCTACTTCCTGAACAAGACCGAGCGCACAAAGCTCGAGAAGTTCATGATCACCGAGAAGGGCGGCGTCAACCCGGCACTCGTGGGTTCGAGCGCTCTCAAGATCGCTGAAGGTGCGGGCCTCAACGTTCCCGCCGACACGAAGGTTCTTCTCGTGCCGATCGACGGCGTGGGCAAGGACCACCCGTTCAGCCAAGAAAAGCTCATGCCCGTGCTCGGCTACAAGGTCGTCAGGGACGCCGCCGAGGGCTTCGACCTTGCCAACCAGCTCCTTGAGCACGGCGGTCTCGGCCACACCGCCGTGATCCACACGCGCGACGAGCAGCAAGAGCGCGAATACGGCATCGCCATGCGCGCGTGCCGCATCGTCGTGAACTCCCCGAGCTCGCAGGGCGGCATCGGCGACATCTACAACGGCCTCATCCCCTCGCTCACCCTCGGCTGTGGCTCCTACGGCCACAACTCGGTGTCGCGCAACGTGTCGGCCATCGATCTGATCAACATCAAGCGAATTGCGGAGCGTCGTAACAACATGCAGTGGTTCAAGGTCCCGAAGACCTACTTCGAGCGCTACTCCACCCAGTACCTGCGCGATATGGAAGGCATCAACCGCGCCTTCATCGTGACCGACCCGGGCATGGTGCAGTTCGGTTACGTTGACATCGTTCTCGAGCAGCTCCGTGAACGCCGCAACCCGATCCAGTACCAGATCTTCTCGGATGTCGAGCCCAACCCGAGCTCGGACACCGTATTCCGCGGCGTTGAGCAGATGAACCAGTTCAAGCCCGACACGATCATCGCTCTCGGTGGCGGCTCCGCCATGGACGCCGCGAAGGGCATGTGGATGTTCTACGAGGATGGCAATGCCTCCTACTTCGGCATGAAGCAGAAGTTCCTCGATATCCGCAAGCGCACCTACACGTTCCCGAAGCTCGGTGAAAAAGCAAGCTTCGTCGCGATCCCGACGACCTCGGGCACCGGCTCGGAGTGCACCCCGTTCGCGGTCATCACCGACTCCGAGAACCACGTGAAGTACCCGATCGCCGACTACGCGATCCTGCCTGACGTCGCGATCGCCGACGCGCAGTTCGTGGATACCGTTCCCGCGCGCACCGCCGCGGATTCGGGCATGGACGCGCTCACCCACGCGATTGAGTCGTACGTGTCGACCATGGCTTCGGACTACACGAAGGGACTTTCGCTCCGCGCGATCCAAATGATCTTCGCGAACCTCCGCAAGTCCGTTCTGGAGGGCGACCGCGAGGCCAAGGAAAACATGCACAACGCGTCGACGATGGCAGGCATCGCGTTCGCGAATGCCTTCCTCGGCATCGTGCACTCGCTTTCGCACAAGGTCGGTGCCGAGTTCAACCTCGCCCACGGCCGCACGAACGCGATCTTCCTCCCGCACGTGATCAACTACAACGCGAAGAAGCCCGTCAAGCACGCGCTCTTCCCGAAGTATGAATCGTTCCGTGCCGACGAAGACTTCGCCGAAATCGCCCGCGCGCTCAACCTCCCGGCGAAGACCACGGAGGAGGGCGTTGCCTCGCTCGTCAAGGCCGTCACCGAACTCGCCGAGGATATCGGCATCGAGATGTCGCTCAAGGCGAACGGCGCCACGATCGAGCACCTCGAGAAGACGATCGACACTCTCGCCGATCGCGCCTACGAGGATCAGTGCACGCCCGCGAACCCGAAGCAGCCGCTCGTGAGCGAACTCAAGGCGCTCATCCGCGACGCGTTCGAGGGCGAGCTCAACTACAGCGAGACGCACGCGAAGTAG